The Lujinxingia vulgaris genome includes a region encoding these proteins:
- a CDS encoding sigma factor-like helix-turn-helix DNA-binding protein, whose protein sequence is MAENKKRRRTANKRGARKGLRRSKTIALKKLSEAERQEIAEVFDSIESKRPAHRDQCRMAERPCPYVSCKYHLYLDVNPHTGSIKLNFPGLEVWELSETCALDVADRGGITLEEVGELLNLTRERIRQVEATGLEKLRDEYDD, encoded by the coding sequence ATGGCTGAGAACAAGAAGCGACGGCGCACCGCAAACAAACGCGGCGCCCGCAAAGGGCTTCGTCGTAGCAAGACGATCGCCCTCAAGAAGCTCTCGGAGGCCGAACGCCAGGAGATCGCCGAGGTCTTCGACTCCATTGAAAGCAAGCGCCCCGCCCACCGCGACCAGTGCCGCATGGCCGAGCGCCCCTGCCCTTACGTCTCCTGCAAGTACCACCTCTACCTCGACGTCAACCCGCACACGGGCTCGATCAAGCTGAACTTCCCCGGCCTGGAAGTCTGGGAGCTCTCCGAGACCTGCGCGCTGGATGTGGCCGACCGCGGCGGCATCACGCTCGAGGAGGTCGGCGAGTTGCTCAACTTGACGCGCGAACGCATCCGCCAGGTGGAGGCCACCGGCCTGGAGAAGTTGCGCGACGAGTACGACGACTGA